A genomic stretch from Helianthus annuus cultivar XRQ/B chromosome 1, HanXRQr2.0-SUNRISE, whole genome shotgun sequence includes:
- the LOC110934242 gene encoding uncharacterized protein LOC110934242 has product MVDLDYALRHDPPAALTAESTTNQKIEHEKWERSNRMSLMVIKNSISSAIRGAIPDSENAKEYMNSVEEQFKGSSKAHASSLILKMLTTKYEGTSGVREHIMMMSDMAHKLKGLDMEISDGFLVHFIMTCLPTRFNAFKINYNTQKDKWTMSGLIAMYVQEEERLKLEQPEVAYIATT; this is encoded by the coding sequence ATGGTGGATCTTGATTATGCCCTGAGGCATGACCCTCCTGCTGCTCTGACTGCTGAAAGCACTACAAATCAGAAAATAGAGCATGAAAAGTGGGAAAGGTCTAACAGAATGTCTCTTATGGTTATCAAGAATTCCATCTCAAGTGCCATTAGGGGAGCTATACCTGATTCAGAGAATGCCAAAGAATATATGAATTCAGTTGAGGAGCAATTCAAGGGATCTTCTAAAGCACATGCGAGTTCTCTAATTTTGAAGATGCTTACCACAAAGTATGAAGGGACTAGTGGTGTGCGTGAGCACATAATGATGATGAGCGACATGGCCCATAAGTTAAAGGGATTAGACATGGAAATAAGCGACGGTTTTCTAGTACACTTCATCATGACGTGTCTTCCTACACGTTTTAATGCTTTTAagatcaactataacactcagaAAGACAAATGGACAATGAGTGGGTTGATAGCAATGTATGTGCAGGAAGAGGAACGTTTAAAACTAGAACAACCAGAAGTTGCTTATATCGCTACCACTTAG